In one window of Frigoriglobus tundricola DNA:
- a CDS encoding M90 family metallopeptidase, translating to MLFSWLRTRRRRKLLAEPFPLRWTGFLERNVGHYLLLGPDERSRLRDLARILIAEKQWLGRGGVLIVSEEMTVTIAAQAALLLLGTDRDYFARVRKVIVFPTEFRTPVAGDDWEDDLLSDTPLGGQAVDRGPVLLAWDEVQREGRDPDAGYNVVVHEFAHQLDFVDGASSGAPDLGDSALEARWKYVMAVAFADHRRALRENPSDLFFTPHAADNEAEFFADATEVFYCRPHDLKARHPQVYDLLAAYYRVDPTAWFRASEREDCIPL from the coding sequence ATGCTGTTCTCCTGGCTGCGCACCCGCCGACGGCGAAAGTTACTCGCCGAGCCGTTCCCGCTCCGCTGGACCGGGTTCCTCGAACGCAACGTCGGCCACTACCTGCTCCTCGGCCCTGACGAACGGTCGCGGCTGCGCGACCTCGCCCGCATCCTGATCGCGGAAAAGCAGTGGCTCGGCCGCGGCGGGGTGCTCATCGTTTCCGAAGAAATGACCGTCACGATTGCCGCTCAAGCCGCGCTGCTGCTGCTCGGCACCGACCGCGACTACTTCGCCCGGGTGCGCAAGGTCATCGTGTTCCCGACCGAGTTCCGGACGCCGGTCGCGGGCGACGACTGGGAGGACGACCTCCTGTCCGACACGCCGCTGGGCGGTCAAGCGGTGGACCGCGGACCGGTGCTCCTGGCCTGGGACGAGGTGCAGCGCGAGGGCCGCGATCCGGACGCCGGGTACAACGTGGTGGTCCACGAGTTCGCCCACCAACTCGACTTCGTTGACGGCGCGTCGTCGGGCGCGCCGGACCTCGGGGACTCTGCACTCGAAGCGCGCTGGAAGTACGTGATGGCGGTCGCGTTTGCGGATCACCGCCGGGCGCTCCGCGAGAACCCCTCGGACCTCTTCTTCACCCCGCACGCGGCCGACAACGAGGCGGAGTTCTTCGCCGACGCGACCGAAGTGTTCTACTGCCGCCCGCACGACCTGAAGGCCCGGCACCCACAGGTGTACGACCTGTTGGCCGCGTACTACCGGGTCGATCCGACCGCGTGGTTCCGCGCGTCCGAGCGCGAGGACTGTATTCCCCTCTGA